The Lysinibacillus pakistanensis genome includes a window with the following:
- the lysA gene encoding diaminopimelate decarboxylase: MHLYGTQAISEKGHLTIGQVDTLELAKEYGTPLFVYDTALIRKRARGFIDTFKKLGVKAEVAYASKAFACVAVYQLAAEENLSLDVVSGGELFTALKAGFPVERIHFHGNNKSMAELELAFDAKIGCIVVDNFYEIQLLKEISERRQQKMRILLRVTPGVEAHTHDFITTGQADSKFGFDLNNGQADEAFQQTFNHQYLELLGLHCHIGSQIFDTAGFGLAGEKLIDKISDWHKVHDFTCTVLNLGGGFGIRYTEEDAPLEPQVYVEDMITVVKNKATVLGLKMPEIWIEPGRSLVGDAGTSLYTIGSQKTVPDVRKYIAVDGGMSDNIRPALYEAKYEAVIASKASEPKSETYTVAGKLCESGDKLIIDAKLQEAASEDVLAIFCTGAYGYSMASNYNRVPRPAVVFVEDGKHQLAIRRESYEDIVQNDLPLTLKKGE; encoded by the coding sequence ATGCATTTATATGGGACACAAGCAATTTCTGAAAAAGGTCATTTAACAATAGGACAGGTAGATACACTAGAGCTTGCAAAAGAATATGGCACACCTTTATTTGTGTACGATACTGCGCTTATTCGTAAGCGTGCACGCGGCTTTATTGATACATTTAAAAAACTAGGCGTTAAAGCAGAAGTAGCTTATGCTTCAAAGGCCTTTGCATGTGTAGCTGTCTATCAATTAGCGGCTGAGGAAAATTTATCGTTAGATGTAGTTTCAGGAGGGGAATTATTTACTGCGTTAAAAGCTGGATTCCCTGTTGAGCGTATTCATTTCCATGGAAATAATAAAAGCATGGCTGAGTTAGAGCTAGCCTTTGATGCCAAAATTGGTTGTATTGTCGTAGATAATTTCTATGAAATTCAGTTATTAAAAGAAATTTCAGAGCGCCGCCAACAAAAAATGCGTATTTTACTGCGTGTCACTCCAGGTGTCGAGGCACATACGCATGATTTTATTACGACTGGTCAAGCGGATTCTAAATTTGGCTTCGATTTAAATAATGGTCAAGCAGATGAAGCTTTCCAACAAACTTTTAACCATCAATATTTAGAACTTCTAGGTTTACACTGCCATATTGGCTCACAAATTTTTGACACAGCAGGCTTTGGCCTAGCAGGGGAAAAATTAATCGATAAAATTTCGGATTGGCACAAGGTTCACGATTTTACATGTACTGTGTTAAACTTAGGAGGAGGCTTCGGAATTCGTTATACAGAAGAAGATGCACCTCTTGAGCCACAAGTATATGTTGAAGATATGATTACAGTCGTCAAAAATAAAGCGACTGTACTTGGACTTAAAATGCCAGAAATTTGGATTGAACCAGGTCGCTCACTTGTAGGTGATGCAGGTACATCTCTTTATACAATTGGTTCACAAAAAACAGTGCCAGATGTTCGTAAATATATTGCTGTAGATGGAGGTATGAGTGATAATATCCGTCCAGCACTATATGAAGCGAAATATGAGGCTGTTATTGCAAGTAAAGCAAGTGAACCAAAAAGTGAAACTTATACAGTGGCTGGGAAGCTTTGCGAATCCGGTGATAAATTAATTATCGATGCAAAACTTCAGGAGGCAGCTTCTGAAGATGTATTAGCAATCTTCTGTACTGGCGCGTATGGATATTCTATGGCAAGTAACTACAATCGTGTTCCACGTCCAGCTGTAGTGTTCGTAGAAGATGGTAAACATCAATTAGCAATTCGACGTGAAAGTTATGAAGATATTGTACAAAACGATCTCCCGCTTACGTTAAAAAAGGGTGAGTAA
- a CDS encoding GNAT family N-acetyltransferase has protein sequence MLIRYKKAFEKIAMGLLSFMPNEKDIKKLTETIHSYENNDNWVLYLWKKNDEYVGIVGLVTDDNNIATIQHVSVVPSYRGEGVAKEMLQEVAELGQFESVRATDETRKFVRKCINCMDEEADEN, from the coding sequence ATGTTAATTCGATATAAAAAAGCTTTCGAGAAAATAGCAATGGGGCTACTCTCGTTTATGCCTAACGAAAAAGACATAAAAAAGCTCACAGAGACAATCCACTCCTATGAAAATAATGATAACTGGGTATTATATTTATGGAAAAAGAACGATGAGTATGTTGGCATTGTCGGACTTGTAACAGACGATAATAATATTGCTACGATTCAACATGTATCCGTAGTCCCTTCTTACAGAGGAGAGGGCGTCGCGAAGGAAATGCTACAGGAAGTGGCTGAACTTGGTCAGTTCGAAAGTGTGCGCGCAACGGATGAAACACGTAAATTTGTTCGAAAATGTATAAATTGTATGGATGAAGAAGCAGACGAAAATTAA
- a CDS encoding DUF309 domain-containing protein, whose amino-acid sequence MHPQHHTLFIDYCAYFNGNQDFFECHEVLEEYWKDIAPGDKKHPLVGYVQLATGLYHWRRHNYAGAARILEKAIHNFQFNRNNIFLTEINYDKLMLQLTEVLSAIHTGRPFHAIQLPLSPALEDLTTARIQLLPTSNANYLLHKHMLRDRSHILAERQESKHRKSRR is encoded by the coding sequence ATGCATCCACAGCATCATACTTTATTTATCGACTACTGCGCATATTTCAATGGCAATCAAGATTTTTTTGAATGTCATGAAGTTCTTGAGGAATACTGGAAGGATATTGCTCCAGGTGATAAAAAACATCCGCTCGTAGGATACGTACAGCTTGCAACAGGCCTCTATCATTGGCGACGTCACAATTATGCTGGTGCAGCACGTATCCTTGAGAAAGCAATCCATAATTTTCAATTTAATAGGAACAATATCTTTTTAACAGAAATTAACTACGATAAACTCATGTTACAACTTACCGAGGTACTTTCTGCTATTCACACAGGTAGACCCTTCCATGCCATTCAGTTGCCCCTTTCTCCTGCATTGGAAGATTTAACAACCGCTCGCATACAACTTTTACCAACTAGTAACGCTAACTATCTTCTTCATAAACATATGCTTCGAGATCGCTCACATATTCTTGCAGAGAGACAAGAAAGCAAACATAGAAAAAGCAGACGTTAA
- a CDS encoding segregation/condensation protein A, protein MSYEVKLDAFSGPLDLLLHLIHRLEIDIYDIPMAEITQQYIDHIHAMQVLELNEASEYLVMAATLLAIKSRMLLPIHEGELEDAELEVDGPDPREELVQRLIEYKKYKEAASNLQELETDRAQVFTRPPADLSGLASDEQMALFDMNINIYDMLGAFQKLMRRKKLKKPLKTTVARQERSVSDQMRSVVDSLRSTGGRASFFELFPYEDKPTLILTFLSLLELMKRQVVIVEQDGNFEELTVTLQKEDWDDDENNDATE, encoded by the coding sequence ATGTCTTATGAAGTAAAATTAGATGCCTTTTCAGGGCCTCTTGATTTATTATTGCATTTAATTCACAGACTGGAAATTGATATCTATGATATCCCAATGGCTGAAATTACTCAACAATATATTGACCATATACATGCTATGCAAGTACTGGAGTTAAATGAGGCTAGTGAATATTTAGTGATGGCTGCAACATTACTGGCCATTAAAAGCCGTATGCTTTTACCAATTCATGAAGGTGAGCTGGAGGATGCAGAATTGGAAGTGGATGGACCAGACCCACGTGAGGAACTTGTACAACGTTTAATTGAGTACAAGAAATATAAGGAAGCAGCTAGTAATCTGCAAGAGCTTGAAACAGACCGAGCACAGGTATTTACACGACCACCAGCAGATTTATCAGGGCTGGCCTCAGATGAACAAATGGCGTTATTTGATATGAATATCAACATCTATGATATGCTTGGTGCCTTTCAAAAGCTGATGCGTCGGAAGAAATTAAAAAAACCATTAAAGACAACTGTTGCGAGACAGGAGCGTTCAGTGAGTGACCAAATGCGGTCAGTTGTTGATTCATTACGTTCCACAGGTGGACGTGCATCATTTTTCGAGCTTTTTCCCTATGAAGATAAGCCAACGCTTATTCTGACGTTTTTATCACTACTTGAGCTGATGAAACGTCAGGTCGTCATCGTAGAGCAAGACGGTAACTTTGAAGAATTAACGGTTACCTTACAGAAGGAGGATTGGGATGATGACGAAAACAATGATGCTACAGAGTAG
- the scpB gene encoding SMC-Scp complex subunit ScpB yields the protein MTKTMMLQSRIEALLFVVGDDGLTIKQLSQLLGEAEELVVQAMQALRANYEEDLARGITVKEMAGVYQLITKSELAESIQRLVENPTVQSLSQASLEVLAIVAYKQPITRVAIEDLRGVKCERPIQTLVSRGLIKEVGRSEGTGRAILYGTTKEFLNYFGLNSIEEMPPLPEEDNVETEQETDLFMTKFQETFNGVK from the coding sequence ATGACGAAAACAATGATGCTACAGAGTAGAATTGAAGCTTTATTATTTGTTGTCGGAGATGATGGCTTAACCATTAAACAATTATCACAGCTACTAGGCGAGGCCGAAGAACTGGTTGTACAGGCTATGCAGGCATTACGTGCAAACTATGAAGAGGATTTAGCGAGGGGCATAACTGTCAAAGAGATGGCAGGCGTTTATCAGCTAATAACAAAATCCGAACTAGCAGAGTCTATTCAAAGATTAGTAGAAAACCCTACTGTTCAATCATTATCTCAAGCGTCACTTGAGGTACTTGCGATTGTGGCCTATAAGCAGCCGATTACACGTGTAGCCATAGAAGATTTACGCGGTGTGAAGTGTGAAAGACCTATACAAACGCTTGTTTCTAGAGGATTAATTAAAGAGGTTGGCCGTTCAGAAGGGACAGGTCGTGCAATTCTTTATGGTACCACAAAAGAATTTTTAAACTACTTTGGTTTAAATAGTATTGAAGAAATGCCACCTCTACCTGAAGAGGATAACGTGGAAACAGAGCAGGAAACAGACTTATTTATGACGAAATTTCAAGAAACTTTTAATGGAGTAAAGTAA
- a CDS encoding D-alanyl-D-alanine carboxypeptidase family protein — MLRLVRVLLFMLVGLILMLPQTSLARGGSGYAVLDGDTGRVLLESNSDARLPIASLTKIWTALVAIENSNLQDEVVISPRAAMAEGSSIYLQAGEKVTVETLLYGLMLRSGNDAATALAEHAGGSVEGFVKLMNERAVISGLTNTVFMNPSGLHHDEHLSSARDTAEMLRIALQNKTFKKIASTVLYRANTENGMLWENKHRLLREGAGTAADLDSNSKLPVSSLKTAMGSAFAGKTGFTKIAGRTLATAFQKDGQTCIVVTLNEPDDWNVHRGLANKVWEEYHLETVVKKGKYNVNKKVAIRLEQPIRLQLTKEEKDNVRQVLHVSRKRQEAVLSIFIGEERIYAKAVTVESADR, encoded by the coding sequence TTGCTTCGGTTAGTACGTGTACTATTGTTTATGTTAGTCGGGTTAATACTTATGCTTCCGCAAACCAGCCTAGCAAGAGGAGGGAGCGGATATGCTGTCCTAGATGGGGATACGGGCCGTGTTTTATTAGAATCAAATAGTGATGCACGGCTACCCATTGCAAGTCTAACAAAAATTTGGACAGCGCTTGTTGCTATTGAAAATAGCAATCTACAGGATGAAGTGGTTATTTCACCAAGGGCTGCAATGGCAGAAGGCTCATCAATTTACTTGCAAGCAGGTGAAAAGGTGACGGTTGAAACGTTATTATATGGTTTAATGCTACGCTCAGGAAATGATGCAGCCACGGCTTTAGCAGAGCATGCTGGAGGGTCAGTAGAGGGATTTGTCAAATTAATGAATGAGCGAGCTGTTATATCCGGTCTCACAAATACCGTTTTTATGAACCCTTCTGGCTTACACCATGATGAGCATCTATCATCAGCGAGGGATACTGCAGAAATGCTAAGAATTGCCCTTCAAAATAAAACATTCAAGAAAATCGCCTCAACTGTTTTATATCGAGCTAATACAGAAAATGGAATGCTTTGGGAAAATAAACATCGTTTATTGAGAGAGGGAGCAGGGACCGCTGCTGACTTAGATAGCAACAGCAAACTGCCAGTGAGTTCCTTAAAAACTGCAATGGGTTCAGCCTTTGCTGGAAAAACAGGTTTTACAAAGATCGCTGGTCGCACACTTGCTACCGCCTTTCAAAAAGATGGGCAAACCTGTATCGTTGTTACGCTGAATGAACCCGATGATTGGAATGTACATCGTGGGTTAGCTAATAAAGTGTGGGAAGAGTATCACCTTGAGACAGTGGTGAAAAAAGGGAAATATAATGTAAACAAGAAGGTAGCCATTCGTTTAGAGCAACCAATTCGTTTACAGCTAACTAAAGAGGAAAAAGATAATGTAAGGCAAGTGTTACATGTTTCAAGGAAACGTCAGGAGGCTGTTCTATCGATTTTTATTGGTGAGGAACGAATATATGCAAAGGCAGTAACTGTTGAATCAGCGGATCGTTAA
- a CDS encoding pseudouridine synthase produces the protein MERLQKVIAYAGVASRRKAEQLILEGKVKVNGVVVRELGTKVSNSDTIEVEGVKLEKEDKVYYLLYKPRGTISAVTDDKGRKTVTDLFKHIPQRIFPVGRLDYDTSGLLLLTNDGEFSYMLTHPKFKIDKTYIARVKGVPTIEGLKKLQRGIKLEDGKTAPAIVSMTSFDEKAGKAICEITIHEGRNRQVRRMFEAIGTPVVKLKRERFAFLDLYGLAPGEYRELTKHEVKQLRVLAETGKIG, from the coding sequence ATGGAGAGATTACAAAAGGTCATTGCGTATGCAGGTGTTGCATCAAGGCGGAAGGCCGAGCAATTGATTTTAGAAGGTAAAGTAAAGGTAAACGGCGTTGTAGTGCGTGAGCTAGGTACAAAGGTGTCCAACTCAGATACGATTGAAGTTGAGGGCGTAAAACTTGAAAAAGAGGATAAGGTTTATTACCTATTATATAAACCTCGTGGAACCATTTCAGCTGTCACAGATGATAAAGGACGCAAAACTGTCACAGATTTATTTAAGCATATTCCGCAACGTATTTTTCCAGTTGGGCGTCTTGATTATGATACATCTGGCCTATTGTTGCTAACAAATGATGGGGAATTTTCCTATATGTTGACACACCCGAAATTTAAAATCGACAAAACTTATATTGCGCGTGTTAAAGGTGTTCCGACGATTGAAGGTTTAAAAAAGCTGCAACGAGGAATTAAGCTAGAGGATGGTAAAACGGCACCAGCGATAGTAAGTATGACCTCCTTTGACGAGAAAGCAGGTAAGGCAATTTGTGAAATTACCATTCACGAAGGGCGAAACCGTCAAGTGCGTCGAATGTTTGAGGCAATTGGTACACCTGTTGTCAAATTAAAACGTGAGCGCTTTGCCTTTTTAGATTTATATGGCCTGGCACCTGGAGAGTATCGTGAATTGACAAAGCATGAAGTAAAGCAATTAAGAGTGTTAGCAGAGACAGGGAAAATCGGTTAA
- the resA gene encoding thiol-disulfide oxidoreductase ResA → MEKKKKRLVIRTIILAVLVFAIGYTVYGTATKEKVELVAIGSEAPDFTLVDLNGEKHKLSDYKGQGVFLNFWGTWCKPCEKEMPAMDRQYKGFKDQGVQTLAVNIAQTDFEVQNFVDRYDLTFPVVIDKTKSVMTAYNVGQLPATVLIDPDGKVAKIITGEMTEANIASYMELVKPNKE, encoded by the coding sequence TTGGAGAAAAAGAAAAAACGTCTCGTCATCCGTACCATTATTTTAGCAGTTTTGGTCTTTGCAATTGGGTACACTGTATATGGAACAGCGACAAAGGAGAAGGTAGAGTTAGTAGCAATAGGCTCTGAAGCACCAGACTTCACGTTAGTAGATTTAAACGGTGAGAAACATAAACTGTCTGATTATAAAGGGCAGGGGGTATTTTTGAACTTCTGGGGAACTTGGTGTAAGCCATGTGAAAAGGAAATGCCTGCAATGGACCGTCAGTATAAAGGTTTTAAAGATCAAGGTGTACAAACATTGGCTGTCAATATTGCACAAACAGATTTTGAAGTACAGAATTTTGTCGATAGATACGACTTAACATTCCCAGTAGTTATTGACAAAACGAAAAGTGTTATGACTGCCTACAATGTTGGACAATTACCAGCAACGGTTCTTATTGATCCAGATGGTAAGGTAGCAAAAATTATTACGGGTGAAATGACGGAGGCAAATATCGCTTCGTACATGGAATTAGTGAAGCCGAATAAGGAGTAA
- the resB gene encoding cytochrome c biogenesis protein ResB encodes MENIICACGHSNPYGTKLCEKCGRPLTEEGKQTKVVDMRYDGSAIRSKTYNKTFIDKIWNFFSSVKVGIALIIITLVAASIGTILPQEIYVNAPDAGKAEYYEKVYGWFGKLYNYLGLSDLYSTWWFQILVGMLAISIIVASLDRGIPLHKSLKNQRVKRHESFLKRQRIIAEGQVSNPEETLEKVQQKMTDLKYNVRRDGSALLAERGRFSRYGPYINHVGLIIFLAGVMIRLVPGFYVDESIWIREGETRAIPGMEGYFIKNNKFILETHNNKPQGEQVAQGVNVVAKNFQTDVTLYKQPEGSLPGDLDNLEKVRDYSVRVNHPLKEEGFALYQMNYRLNELKQMNFDLVNKETGESLGKAEIDLTNPKKEYDLGNGSSVQILVYTPDFSGFENGEPQTKTSIPNNPAFLFKMKTPETPEGEVSFVEIMKPPLEPLGENKYRMKFASADTRNTANFTIRKDSTIPILFVGGIIFMIGVAIGSYWNHRRLWLQVDPDGKVIMAAHVNKNMFSMKKDLDAVSSFADLPPYIDQLEKSEDVEKSTKPAITKKEGDNTL; translated from the coding sequence ATGGAAAATATCATTTGTGCTTGTGGTCATAGTAACCCATATGGCACGAAGCTCTGTGAAAAATGTGGTCGCCCTTTAACTGAGGAAGGTAAGCAAACAAAAGTTGTTGATATGCGTTATGATGGATCAGCAATTCGATCAAAAACATACAACAAAACATTTATCGATAAAATTTGGAATTTTTTCTCAAGTGTAAAAGTAGGAATCGCCCTTATTATTATCACTTTGGTCGCAGCATCCATCGGAACTATTCTACCGCAAGAGATATATGTAAATGCTCCGGATGCAGGGAAGGCCGAATATTATGAGAAAGTCTACGGCTGGTTTGGAAAACTTTATAATTATTTAGGATTATCTGATTTGTATAGCACTTGGTGGTTCCAAATCTTGGTTGGGATGCTAGCTATATCGATCATTGTTGCAAGCTTAGACCGTGGGATACCATTGCATAAGTCTTTGAAAAATCAACGTGTTAAACGGCATGAAAGTTTCTTGAAACGTCAACGCATTATAGCAGAAGGACAAGTTTCAAATCCTGAGGAAACACTCGAAAAAGTTCAGCAAAAAATGACTGACTTAAAATATAATGTTCGACGTGATGGAAGCGCACTTTTAGCAGAACGCGGCCGTTTTTCTAGGTATGGCCCATACATAAACCATGTCGGCCTTATTATTTTTTTAGCAGGTGTCATGATACGTTTAGTACCTGGCTTTTACGTAGATGAGTCGATTTGGATTCGTGAAGGTGAGACAAGAGCTATACCAGGGATGGAAGGCTATTTTATTAAAAATAATAAATTTATTTTAGAAACTCATAACAACAAGCCACAGGGTGAGCAAGTGGCACAAGGTGTCAATGTAGTAGCGAAAAACTTCCAAACTGATGTCACATTGTACAAACAACCTGAAGGCTCCCTTCCTGGTGACTTAGATAATCTTGAAAAGGTGAGAGATTACTCAGTTCGCGTGAACCATCCTTTAAAAGAAGAGGGTTTTGCTTTATATCAAATGAATTACCGACTGAATGAATTGAAGCAGATGAATTTTGATTTGGTGAATAAAGAAACTGGCGAATCACTTGGTAAGGCTGAAATTGATCTAACAAATCCTAAAAAGGAATATGACTTAGGAAATGGTTCCTCCGTACAGATTCTAGTTTATACACCAGATTTTTCTGGTTTTGAGAATGGGGAACCACAAACGAAAACTTCTATCCCTAATAATCCAGCATTTTTATTTAAAATGAAAACACCTGAAACACCAGAGGGAGAGGTAAGTTTTGTTGAAATTATGAAGCCGCCCCTTGAACCGCTTGGAGAAAATAAATATCGAATGAAATTTGCTAGTGCTGACACACGAAATACAGCAAACTTTACCATACGTAAAGATAGTACAATACCTATTTTATTTGTAGGGGGTATTATTTTCATGATTGGTGTAGCAATTGGTTCGTATTGGAATCACCGACGTTTATGGTTACAGGTAGACCCAGATGGAAAAGTGATCATGGCAGCTCATGTCAATAAAAATATGTTCAGCATGAAGAAAGATTTAGATGCTGTTTCATCCTTCGCTGATTTACCGCCGTATATAGATCAGCTTGAAAAATCAGAAGATGTCGAGAAGTCGACAAAACCAGCCATTACTAAAAAGGAAGGTGACAACACCTTATGA
- the ccsB gene encoding c-type cytochrome biogenesis protein CcsB produces MSLIDISGNLLYVAFIAYLVATLFFGGSIKQANATGKNTDKWGKLAIAITIIGFLSQLGYFITRWIHTGHAPVSNMFEFTTAFGMFIVAAFILIYFIYRMTALGLVALPVALLIIAYAAMFPNEVSPLVPSLQSHWLTIHVITAALGQSILAISAVAGLIYLLKVVDVTKPTKERFWLETVMFCLVVVVGFVIATSTFNAMDYESKYSYVDKEGTERQITYNMPPIFGMNEFKAIEEHGMSPIVEMPSLINAKKLTTVVWSLLVGSILYLLIRLIARRRISAIFQPFVKRVNLQLVDEIGYRSVLIGFPVFTLGALIFAMIWAQIAWSRFWGWDPKEVWALITWLFYAAFLHLRLSKGWEGKKSAWLALIGFGIILFNLIAVNLILAGLHSYASN; encoded by the coding sequence ATGAGTTTGATTGATATAAGCGGAAATCTATTGTATGTAGCATTTATAGCTTATCTTGTGGCAACATTATTCTTTGGTGGCTCGATTAAGCAAGCAAATGCTACAGGCAAAAATACAGATAAATGGGGCAAGCTTGCTATTGCTATAACTATCATTGGTTTCCTTTCGCAGCTCGGGTATTTTATTACTCGTTGGATTCATACAGGGCATGCACCTGTTAGTAACATGTTTGAATTTACAACAGCCTTTGGTATGTTCATCGTTGCTGCATTTATTTTGATTTACTTTATTTATCGCATGACAGCATTAGGATTAGTGGCATTACCTGTGGCACTTTTAATTATTGCCTATGCAGCGATGTTCCCGAACGAAGTAAGTCCATTAGTACCATCTTTGCAAAGTCATTGGCTAACAATTCATGTTATTACAGCGGCTTTGGGTCAATCTATTTTGGCAATAAGTGCAGTAGCTGGGCTTATTTATTTATTAAAAGTAGTAGATGTTACGAAGCCTACTAAAGAACGTTTTTGGTTAGAAACTGTGATGTTTTGCTTAGTAGTAGTAGTTGGCTTTGTCATTGCTACGTCTACATTTAATGCAATGGATTATGAATCTAAGTATTCTTATGTGGATAAAGAAGGTACGGAGCGTCAAATTACTTATAATATGCCACCAATATTTGGGATGAATGAATTTAAAGCGATTGAAGAACATGGTATGTCGCCAATTGTAGAAATGCCTTCACTTATTAATGCGAAGAAATTAACAACGGTTGTTTGGTCATTATTAGTAGGATCCATTTTATACTTATTAATTCGTTTAATTGCACGACGACGTATTAGCGCAATATTCCAACCATTTGTTAAACGTGTCAATTTACAATTAGTAGATGAAATCGGTTACCGTTCCGTATTAATTGGTTTCCCAGTATTTACATTAGGAGCTTTAATCTTTGCGATGATTTGGGCACAAATTGCCTGGAGCCGTTTCTGGGGATGGGATCCTAAAGAGGTATGGGCGCTTATCACATGGCTATTTTATGCAGCATTCTTACATTTACGCCTTTCAAAAGGCTGGGAAGGTAAAAAGTCTGCTTGGTTGGCATTAATTGGCTTCGGTATTATCTTATTTAACCTAATTGCTGTTAACTTAATTCTTGCAGGCTTACACTCATACGCGTCAAACTAA
- a CDS encoding response regulator transcription factor, whose translation MSENISVLVVDDEDRIRRLLKMYLEREGYLVDEAENGEQAIEKSLEKEYHCILLDIMMPEKDGLEVCAEIRERAATPIILLTAKGEEANRVQGFELGADDYIVKPFSPREVVLRVKAILRRSQAFSPSTNASSSKDLVVFQHLMIDHDAHRVTAEGIEVNLTPKEYELLYFLAKSPDKVFDREQLLKEVWHYDFFGDLRTVDTHVKRLREKLNRVSENAAKMIVTVWGVGYKFEVVNE comes from the coding sequence GTGTCAGAAAATATTTCAGTGTTAGTAGTAGATGACGAGGATCGAATTCGACGCTTATTAAAAATGTATTTGGAGCGTGAAGGGTACCTTGTAGACGAAGCAGAAAATGGTGAACAAGCGATCGAAAAATCTTTAGAAAAAGAGTATCACTGTATTTTACTAGATATCATGATGCCTGAAAAAGACGGACTTGAAGTATGTGCAGAAATCCGTGAACGTGCAGCAACACCAATTATCTTATTAACTGCTAAGGGCGAAGAAGCAAACCGTGTACAGGGCTTTGAGCTTGGGGCAGATGATTATATTGTAAAACCATTTAGTCCACGTGAGGTAGTATTACGTGTGAAGGCTATTTTACGCCGTTCACAGGCATTCTCACCTTCGACAAATGCATCCTCCTCTAAAGATTTGGTTGTATTCCAGCATTTAATGATTGATCATGATGCCCATCGTGTAACAGCAGAGGGAATTGAGGTAAATTTAACACCGAAGGAGTATGAATTGCTTTATTTCCTAGCGAAATCACCAGATAAAGTATTTGACCGTGAACAATTACTTAAAGAAGTGTGGCATTATGATTTCTTTGGAGATTTACGTACCGTGGATACCCATGTTAAGCGCTTACGTGAAAAGCTTAATCGAGTATCTGAAAACGCTGCAAAGATGATTGTCACTGTTTGGGGCGTTGGCTACAAATTTGAGGTTGTCAATGAATAG